GTTTCATTATACTTTTTTAGCCTGTCATCTATTCACGGCTGGCTACTTTTTATGATATTGTTCCAAAGCTGGGTTAGCATGTTCTGCTCAATTGCGCATGTGTAACTCAATATTTTTATATAGTTTTTTGACAGGAGGACGCAATGGCTGCAGGAATCTACATTGGCTCTACGTCCGGATATTCCGGTAAAAACATGGTTGTTATGGGCATTGGTCTGCGTCTTCAAAAAGAAGGGTTTGATGTAGGCTACATGAAACCAGTCGGTGCTGTACCGGAAGAGCGTGACGGTGTGCTCGGTGATCAGGACGCATTTTTTGTTCAAGATATTCTCGGACAGGATGCACCACCGGAGCTCGTCAGTCCGGTGGTCGTAACACAGGACTTCAAAGTACGCGCATTCAGCGGACAGTTTGACGATCTCATGCCGTCAATCAAGCATGGGTATGAACAGCTTGCAAAAGGCAAAGACGCTATGGTCGTTGCCGGTTCAGGCTCCATGTACTCCGGCCGCTACTGCAACATTGACGGAATGCGCGTTGCCAAAGCACTTGGTCTGCAAATCATTGTTATAGACCGGCTCGATAAAGAATTGAATTACGACTACCTTGTCGTACTCAAAGATGTTCTGGGAGACAGCCTTGCCGGCGTTATCTTGAATGACATTCCTTCCAGCTTTATGAATGAAGTGGATGGACTCATTAAGCCTTTCCTCGAACGTAATGATATTAAAGTGCTCGGTGTTATCCCGAAAGATCCGCTCATGGGTGCCATTAAAGTAAGCGACCTTGCAGAACGCCTTGGCGGCAGAGTTATCTCCTGCGCGTCCAAATCTGAGAAAGTTGTAGAAAACTTCCTCATCGGCACCATGCAGGTTGAAAACTTTATGACGCACTTTAGAAAGAATAAAAACTCTGCCGTTATCGTAGGTGGTGACCGTTCCGACGTACAGCTTGTTGCCCTTGAAGGCAGCTGCCCGTGCCTCGTACTTACCGGTAACCTCTACCCTAACGATATTATTCTCACCCGCTCAGAGGTGCTGAATATTCCTATCGTCGTTGTTCGCGACGATACCTACACCGTAGCAAAGAAAATGGAAGCTATTCTTTCCAGACACAAATTGCGCGATGTGATCAAAATTCGTCAGGGCGCTCAGCTTGTGAGCTCCTCCATCGATTTTGACTACATCAAAGAACGCATGGGGCTGAGCAACAGATAACTCGATTTAGTATTTCTGTTGCCTCCGGCGGCTGAGAGGGAACCCCGTTTTTTTTCAAAAAATTAGGTTCCCTCTCAAGCTCTCCCTTCTGAAAAAGACTTCGGCATACTCTCTTCCCTTATTATCCACACAAACTGAGACCCCCACGCCCTATCGGCAACGCCCGTATTTCCTCAACATCACGTACAAGAATAATAAATGCCTAGAACTACTATACAACATAGCGCGCTGCCTTTTCGGTCTGCTTTTCCATATCTTTGCTTTCTTGCGCTCATTTTCTACGTAAACAGTGTAGAACGTGCGCTTTTATCACCACTGCTCGTTTCTATTCAGGAAGAATTTCACTTCTCATACACGCTTACCACCAGCCTGCTTGTTATTCGCTCTCTTGGATTCAGCCTGAGCCTTTTTGCCAACAGCTTTCTTGCCACACACTTTACGCACCGGCGCATTATCACAGCATCCATATTTTTTGTCGGAGCAAGTTTCACCCTGCTTTCCACTACGACAACCTACCTTCAACTACAGTTAGGACTGCTGTTTTTTGGGCTTTCTGCGGGATTGTACTTTCCATCCGGCATGGCAATGCTAGCCTCTCTTGTAAAAAAAGAAGATATAAGCAAAGCATTTTCAATTCACGAACTTGCGCCGAATCTTGGTTTCATCACTGCCCCGTTTATCGTTGAAATAATGCTCTCATTCACAGACTGGCGCGGCACCATGCGTTACATGGGTATAGCAGCTATGTTGCTTGCCATTCTCTTTGCACTTACGAGTAAAGGTGGATACACCCACGGAGCACCACCGCGCTTTTCCACCGTCAAACGAATTCTGACAAAGCGTAACACATGGATTTTCTTTACCCTTGTGGGCATTGCTCTGACACTGGAAACCGCTCCATATTATGTGTTACCGTTGTTTCTGGTTGATCAGCAAAACATGACAAGCGCCGAGGCTAACAACCTGCTTGCCATGTCCAGACTGGCAACGCCGTTGATGGCTCTTTCTGCAGGCTTTATCTCGACCATAACAGGCGTCAAACCGCTGCTTTTCAGCGGATTGCTGTTAAGCGCCGTATCCCTTGCGCTTATGGCGACAGCGCACGGAACGCTGCTCTCGGCAGCAATCATTGCACAACCACTGTTTCCAGCTATTCTATTTCCTGTAATTTTTATGGTTTTTTCAGATTTCTTTCCACCGGAAGAACAATCTCTCGTACTCGCAATCACCATGCCTTTTGTGGGATTTATCGGTTCCGGAATCATGCCGAACTTTTTGGGATACTGTGGAGACATATTCTCTTTTGAAACTGGATTTGGCATACTAAGCGCTCTAACAATCGCAAGCATTGCAGCACTGTTTATTACGCCTGCATCAGATTAGCACACTGAATACTTGACAGTTGCAGAACGAATACCTACCTAAAGCCGGAACTTACTTTAAGGAGCAGAACATGGCTTATGAAATTAAATTAGTTAAATTAGTGAGTGGCGACATGCTCATTGGCAAAGCAAACGTTGAAGAAGGTATGCTTACCGACGTAGCTGTTTTGCAGACTGTCCCAACTCAGCAAGGCGTACAGATGATGCTCCTGCCTTTCGGTTACCCGTTTGAGCAAGATTTCGACGCTAAAATTTCTACCGCACACGTAATCTACGAATACAAAGAGTGTCCGGAAGATCTTAAAACAAAATATCTGGAAGCTACTTCAAACCTTACCGTTTCCACCGGAGGTCTTGGCAACTTGAACCTTCAGGGTGGCGCAGGCGGTAATGTAACTGATATCTCCCAGCTTCTGAAAAAATAATCACTCGCTTTTATTACGTTTTTTAAGAGGCGGCATTAGTGTCGCCTCTTACCTATTTTTGCACGACATAACTTTTTACTCACGCCTCCCTGCCACAAGAGGCATCCGTATAAGGACATTCCATGCGTGAATTGCTGCAACTGGTTCCCAAACCAAGCCGTTACCTCGGCATCGAAGAAGGAACCGTTCATAAACAAGGCAAAGACATTTCCATCCACACCGCACTTGCATTTCCAGATATGTACGAAGTGGGCATGTCATACCTTGGTCAAAAGATTCTTTACGGAATCCTCAACGAGCGTGAAAACTGGTGGGCAGAACGTGTTTTCACCCCGTGCGTAGAAACCGCACAGGTTCTGCGTGACCACAACACACCGCTGGCAACGCTGGAATCCGACACTCCACTTGGCGATCTCGACATGGTCGGCTTTCATGTCACGCACGAGCTTTGCTACACTAACATTCTGTACATGCTCGACCTGAGCGGCATTCCGTACCGCACCGCAGATCGTGGTGACACGCTGGATATCCCGATCATCATGGCTGGTGGCGGCTGCACATTATCTGCCGAACCGCTTGCACCGTTCATGGATCTCATGACCCTTGGTGAAGGCGAATTCATGATGGTTGAATTGCTCGAAACTCTTGAACAGTGCAAAAAAGAAAACACGTCACGACACGAATTTCTTCTTCGGGCAGCAAAAATTCCGGGCGTCTACGTTCCATCCTTCTTTGAAGAAAAAGAAGCAGGAACAATGCTCGTGCCGACCGAAGACATTACCGCGCGTCCAACACGCCGCGTAGTACCGCAAATGGATGATGCAACATTCCCGACCAGCCAGCCGATTCCGTTCGGCGCAGTGCACAGCCGTCTTGCGCTGGAAATCGCACGTGGCTGTACCCGCGGCTGTCGCTTCTGTCAGGCAGGTATGACCTACCGCCCTGCCCGTGAGCGTTCCGTAACAAACGTAGAAAAAATTGTGCAGGAAAGCCTCACAACCACAGGGTACGACGATCTTTCTTTCCTCTCTCTGTCCACCGGTGATTTCTCAGCTCTCAAAGAGTTGTTCATGAACACCGTAGACCGTTGTACACAGGAACAGGTTTCCGTATCATTACCGTCCTTGCGCGTCGGCTCCATTGATGACGACATCATGGAAAAAATGGCTTCCATCCGCCGTACAGGTGCAACCCTTGCTCCGGAAGCAGGCAGCCAGCGTCTACGTGATGTAATCAACAAAGGCATTACGGAAGAAGCCATCATCACCCACGTACGGAAACTCTACCAGCATGGCTGGCAGCAGGTTAAACTGTACTTTATGATCGGCTTGCCAACAGAAACTTACGAAGACCTCGATGAAATTATTGAGCTCTGCCGCAAAGTACGTGGTGCAGCAGGCAAGCGCATTCAGGTAACCGCAGGTATCTCTCCGTTTGTTCCTAAGCCGAACACCCCGTTCCAGTGGGAACCGCAAATTTCTTACGATGAAATCCGCAACCGCATTTTCTACCTGCGCGACAAGTTCAAGCAAGAAAAAAACATGCGTATGCGCTGGCACGAGCCGGAATCCAGCCTTCTTGAAGGTATTTTCTCCCGTGGTGACCGCCGCCTTGCGGACGTTGTGGAAACTGCCTACGCCAAAGGCGCTGTCTTCAGCAGCTGGGTTGAGCATTTCTCCATCGAACCGTACCTTGAAGCGCTCGAAGAGCACGGCCTCACCGTTGATGAATACACCGGAGCACGCGACACCGAAGCTGCGCTTCCGTGGGATCATCTCAATAACGGCGTAACCAAAGAATTTCTCCTTCGCGAACTCAAACGCGCGAAAGAAGAAAAAGTGACTGACGATTGTCGCTACGGCGCATGCCGCGTATGTGGCGCCTGTGATAAAGGTGCAAAAGAGTCTGAACTGGAACGTCTTACCGAAGATACAAAATACCAGAACATTCTCAACAACGAAGCACGGGATCAGGAAGCACACGAGATCGAACTGGACGAAAACGGCCGTATTGTCATCAAGTCCGCAGTATCCAACAAGCCGCCAAAGCTTGCAGAGCACCTTACTGTAAAGGCAGCGCACATGCGCGTCTGGTACAGTAAAGAAGGTGCATCCGTATTCCTTTCGCAGCTGGAACTCCAATCCATTTTCGAACGCATCTTCCGTCGCGTAGATCTGCCGCTCACCTTCTCTCAGGGCTTCCACCCGCTGCCGCTCATTTCATTCGGCCGCGCCCTGCCGATCGGTGTGGCAAGTAAAAAAGAATGGGTGAACATCTTCATTCGCGAACCATTCACACCGGAAGAAGTGTTCAAAAAACTCATCTCTGCGCTGCCGACCGGTATGCATCCGGTAGCAGTAGAAAAGCTCTCCATGTCAAAAAAACAGCCGCAGCCGTACGCAGAGACCTTCAAAGTGGAATACGTGGGCGACAAAACACGCGAAGCCGACTTCATTCAGGCATTCAAAGATATGCTTGAAGAAGATTCCATAATGTGGACACGCTCTACCAAAAAAGGCGACCGCACCATGGACGTACGACCAGTGTTCGCAAAAGTTATCTTCAACGAAGACGACATCACCATTACCCTCGACTGGACAGACATCTACGTGTCACCAGTCAACATCGTCAAAGCAATTACACCGGGCTTCGATGTACTCGACTTTAAAATGACCAAACTCGATCAGCACATGCCTTAGTTGCTGATTCGTTCATAGAACTAAGAAAACAAAAGCCCGTCACAATGTGACGGGCTTTTGTTTTTGTTTTTGTTTTTGTTTTTTTGCCTGCGGCGCTTTTTTGAGTTTGTATGCCTCCGGCGGGCAAGGGCTCTGCCCTGCACCCGCAAGAGGGACGCCCTCTTGACTGCGAATTGCGAGAACAGCCTACTATCTCAAACAATTCCGGCTTATCCCCACTCTTTTTACCATAATACATTGTATTGTATGAGTTGCACCTCTGGCACAGGCAGGTCGTATCCTCGCAGCCTATCCGCCATGACCTTTATCTAACAACAATCTTTCTATAGCTAACCCGAAAAAAAACTTTAAAAGAATAGAAAACATTCCCCTAAAAGGGTCAAGGGGCGCGCCCCTTGCGGGTGCAGGGCAGAGCCCT
This sequence is a window from Halodesulfovibrio aestuarii DSM 17919 = ATCC 29578. Protein-coding genes within it:
- a CDS encoding TIGR03960 family B12-binding radical SAM protein; protein product: MRELLQLVPKPSRYLGIEEGTVHKQGKDISIHTALAFPDMYEVGMSYLGQKILYGILNERENWWAERVFTPCVETAQVLRDHNTPLATLESDTPLGDLDMVGFHVTHELCYTNILYMLDLSGIPYRTADRGDTLDIPIIMAGGGCTLSAEPLAPFMDLMTLGEGEFMMVELLETLEQCKKENTSRHEFLLRAAKIPGVYVPSFFEEKEAGTMLVPTEDITARPTRRVVPQMDDATFPTSQPIPFGAVHSRLALEIARGCTRGCRFCQAGMTYRPARERSVTNVEKIVQESLTTTGYDDLSFLSLSTGDFSALKELFMNTVDRCTQEQVSVSLPSLRVGSIDDDIMEKMASIRRTGATLAPEAGSQRLRDVINKGITEEAIITHVRKLYQHGWQQVKLYFMIGLPTETYEDLDEIIELCRKVRGAAGKRIQVTAGISPFVPKPNTPFQWEPQISYDEIRNRIFYLRDKFKQEKNMRMRWHEPESSLLEGIFSRGDRRLADVVETAYAKGAVFSSWVEHFSIEPYLEALEEHGLTVDEYTGARDTEAALPWDHLNNGVTKEFLLRELKRAKEEKVTDDCRYGACRVCGACDKGAKESELERLTEDTKYQNILNNEARDQEAHEIELDENGRIVIKSAVSNKPPKLAEHLTVKAAHMRVWYSKEGASVFLSQLELQSIFERIFRRVDLPLTFSQGFHPLPLISFGRALPIGVASKKEWVNIFIREPFTPEEVFKKLISALPTGMHPVAVEKLSMSKKQPQPYAETFKVEYVGDKTREADFIQAFKDMLEEDSIMWTRSTKKGDRTMDVRPVFAKVIFNEDDITITLDWTDIYVSPVNIVKAITPGFDVLDFKMTKLDQHMP
- a CDS encoding phosphotransacetylase family protein is translated as MAAGIYIGSTSGYSGKNMVVMGIGLRLQKEGFDVGYMKPVGAVPEERDGVLGDQDAFFVQDILGQDAPPELVSPVVVTQDFKVRAFSGQFDDLMPSIKHGYEQLAKGKDAMVVAGSGSMYSGRYCNIDGMRVAKALGLQIIVIDRLDKELNYDYLVVLKDVLGDSLAGVILNDIPSSFMNEVDGLIKPFLERNDIKVLGVIPKDPLMGAIKVSDLAERLGGRVISCASKSEKVVENFLIGTMQVENFMTHFRKNKNSAVIVGGDRSDVQLVALEGSCPCLVLTGNLYPNDIILTRSEVLNIPIVVVRDDTYTVAKKMEAILSRHKLRDVIKIRQGAQLVSSSIDFDYIKERMGLSNR
- a CDS encoding MFS transporter; this encodes MPRTTIQHSALPFRSAFPYLCFLALIFYVNSVERALLSPLLVSIQEEFHFSYTLTTSLLVIRSLGFSLSLFANSFLATHFTHRRIITASIFFVGASFTLLSTTTTYLQLQLGLLFFGLSAGLYFPSGMAMLASLVKKEDISKAFSIHELAPNLGFITAPFIVEIMLSFTDWRGTMRYMGIAAMLLAILFALTSKGGYTHGAPPRFSTVKRILTKRNTWIFFTLVGIALTLETAPYYVLPLFLVDQQNMTSAEANNLLAMSRLATPLMALSAGFISTITGVKPLLFSGLLLSAVSLALMATAHGTLLSAAIIAQPLFPAILFPVIFMVFSDFFPPEEQSLVLAITMPFVGFIGSGIMPNFLGYCGDIFSFETGFGILSALTIASIAALFITPASD